The following proteins come from a genomic window of Thermoproteus sp.:
- a CDS encoding secretion system protein codes for MFAIRQLIAAVVALAVVAVVALAVYRAIAVERAAYPVLEAVEAVKALKSVQLPDYMPIYVLEVHYEETGGRYVLMPGPSPPNCTSCIPPRGWLYSVSFGGNATPIYGAYYDANNNNTLWVGSIAVIPPYFNDGVLYYIYPTCRGGYYLSERLFQPTSKPPVVVILVSCS; via the coding sequence ATGTTTGCGATAAGGCAACTAATCGCCGCCGTAGTCGCGCTCGCCGTCGTGGCGGTGGTGGCTCTGGCGGTGTATAGAGCCATAGCGGTAGAGAGGGCGGCATATCCCGTCCTTGAGGCCGTCGAGGCGGTAAAGGCCCTCAAGTCTGTCCAACTGCCCGACTATATGCCCATCTACGTTCTGGAGGTCCATTACGAGGAGACGGGAGGACGTTACGTGTTGATGCCCGGCCCGTCGCCTCCCAACTGCACTTCATGCATCCCGCCGCGCGGCTGGCTGTATTCGGTGTCGTTTGGCGGAAATGCAACCCCCATCTATGGCGCATATTATGATGCCAACAACAACAACACCTTGTGGGTCGGCTCTATAGCGGTCATACCGCCTTATTTCAACGATGGTGTATTGTACTACATATACCCCACATGTAGAGGTGGCTATTATCTCTCCGAGAGGCTGTTCCAGCCCACCTCAAAGCCCCCCGTCGTGGTTATCCTAGTGAGTTGTTCATAA
- a CDS encoding secretion system protein codes for MNREEFYLYVAPIFATYLAHVSSTEALRRAAVAAESLDRKFSRELLLASLMPNPASALSSDRLAVVRQYGFAVSQEEAGVPKQVLVRSFLESMRAIALGRLEAAMQHFLGLFSSLSSLMFAPLLLLFLYAYGLLPIDLYTLLGAAGLFSAMIGLLIYRAMPKDLSPIKTYGPSALMAVASGGLTLYLSLSFSLPLSLSALAAGLALAVWLFSTKRASWFRLAHEVPAMLRDFASRISQGVPADLALREVSTAYKTAWMVAYFYEVPSLMFSLAKAMFEAISWAGPSLEAVDYIQTILSERERGLRRVTALTAAFIAVYLAASMILVYSLSVSTNALQLVPSTGQAVLYPLPPEEVEYATAQLLSVMTAGFVSVTLFPSRGLWVGLLFGGLVGFLLFYSVGWLWAVWS; via the coding sequence ATGAACAGGGAGGAGTTCTACCTATATGTAGCGCCGATATTCGCCACGTATCTAGCCCATGTCTCGTCGACAGAGGCCCTTAGGCGCGCCGCAGTTGCGGCTGAGAGCCTAGACCGTAAGTTCTCGCGGGAGTTGCTCCTAGCAAGCCTAATGCCGAATCCGGCGTCTGCGTTGTCTTCAGACAGACTTGCCGTTGTGAGGCAGTACGGCTTTGCCGTGTCTCAAGAGGAGGCTGGCGTGCCGAAACAAGTGCTGGTTAGGTCGTTTTTAGAATCTATGAGAGCCATAGCACTGGGCCGTCTCGAGGCGGCCATGCAGCACTTCTTGGGTCTCTTTTCGTCGCTTTCAAGCCTTATGTTTGCCCCTCTGCTTCTCCTCTTCCTATACGCCTACGGCCTCCTCCCAATCGACCTCTACACGTTGTTGGGCGCGGCCGGTCTGTTCTCGGCTATGATAGGGCTCTTAATATATAGGGCCATGCCGAAGGACCTCTCGCCGATTAAGACATATGGACCCTCTGCGTTGATGGCAGTAGCCTCAGGAGGCCTTACGCTTTATTTATCGCTCTCCTTTTCGTTGCCTCTATCGCTGTCCGCCCTGGCGGCGGGCCTCGCGTTGGCCGTATGGCTCTTTTCGACGAAGAGAGCGTCGTGGTTCAGATTGGCCCATGAGGTGCCGGCCATGTTGAGGGACTTCGCCTCTCGCATATCTCAAGGCGTGCCTGCAGATTTGGCCTTGAGGGAGGTCTCCACGGCGTATAAGACGGCTTGGATGGTGGCCTATTTCTACGAGGTGCCCTCCTTGATGTTCTCCTTAGCCAAGGCCATGTTCGAGGCCATCAGTTGGGCCGGCCCGAGCCTAGAGGCCGTGGATTATATACAGACGATCCTAAGCGAGAGGGAGAGGGGACTTAGAAGAGTCACTGCGTTAACTGCGGCATTCATAGCGGTGTACTTAGCCGCATCGATGATATTGGTATATTCCCTCTCAGTATCTACAAACGCGTTGCAACTCGTGCCGTCGACCGGCCAGGCGGTGCTGTACCCTCTGCCCCCCGAAGAGGTGGAATACGCTACGGCGCAGTTGCTCTCGGTTATGACCGCCGGTTTTGTGTCCGTGACGTTGTTCCCCTCCAGAGGCCTTTGGGTCGGGTTACTGTTCGGAGGCCTCGTGGGATTTTTGTTGTTCTATTCAGTCGGCTGGCTTTGGGCCGTCTGGTCGTGA
- a CDS encoding flagellar biosynthesis protein FlaJ, translating to MWEMNDCRKLIEEGYTKEAADELCETAKAIGVKPSKLISAAKKLEKEGIALSPSDWLVIKEVLDKGFSLSTVVEYIIKRRRAGLSPSQIMEELPVAANLSVKRGHILSNLLKALEAPEYFVVEDDGKTKRTILQLFRRG from the coding sequence ATGTGGGAAATGAACGACTGCCGGAAGCTAATAGAGGAGGGATACACCAAGGAGGCGGCTGACGAGCTTTGCGAGACGGCTAAGGCCATAGGCGTAAAGCCGTCTAAACTGATATCGGCGGCGAAGAAGTTAGAGAAAGAGGGCATTGCTCTCTCCCCCTCCGACTGGCTTGTAATCAAAGAGGTCTTGGACAAGGGGTTCTCCCTGTCGACTGTAGTGGAATATATCATAAAGAGGCGGAGGGCGGGGCTCTCTCCGTCACAGATAATGGAGGAATTACCTGTCGCCGCAAATCTTTCGGTCAAGAGGGGCCATATCCTCAGTAATTTATTGAAAGCGTTAGAGGCGCCTGAGTACTTCGTAGTGGAGGACGACGGCAAGACCAAAAGGACAATATTACAGTTGTTCAGGCGCGGATGA
- a CDS encoding ATPase, T2SS/T4P/T4SS family has protein sequence MSELPRSPVELLDKIYSEMIELSRFRRVVAVRNEARLPTNVVIPEAFLPILVKKLVPGLTLEKPFQTREDSIYRIRIAADLLEYNVNIRKMSEQPRPSRSLLKLYEPPKPPQQASKRIEADGVSGLEVFALATIAAEARWTVVFSGAMGTGKTTQLNLLLYFIPPWMQVVVIERGAREIWAPLENQVLHISVPSESKLNEALDQALRYGTMHTIIALAEARTAQELNTLVSYKLTGHGGVTTMHADTIHDALLRIERSGAPVEALSNTIILQLGVSGGTRYLKEWRALMASGGQVIEAPIADVLNVLDEYTSAVYDEDVLDEIKLRVGVLKAVASRELEPLEAREAVLKLFSRRKVSIVEDAVRYGYQKIIP, from the coding sequence ATGAGCGAACTGCCTAGAAGTCCCGTCGAGCTCCTCGACAAGATATACTCCGAGATGATAGAGTTAAGCCGCTTCCGTCGAGTAGTCGCCGTGAGGAACGAAGCGAGGTTGCCCACCAACGTAGTGATCCCAGAGGCGTTCCTCCCGATATTAGTCAAGAAGTTAGTGCCTGGCTTGACGTTAGAAAAGCCGTTCCAGACCAGAGAGGACTCGATATATAGGATACGTATAGCGGCCGACCTCCTGGAATACAACGTCAATATAAGGAAGATGAGCGAACAGCCCCGCCCCTCGCGGAGCCTATTGAAGCTGTACGAGCCGCCGAAGCCGCCCCAACAAGCCTCTAAGCGCATAGAAGCAGACGGGGTGTCCGGCCTGGAGGTATTTGCCTTGGCGACCATAGCGGCCGAGGCCCGATGGACCGTGGTGTTCTCGGGGGCCATGGGGACGGGCAAGACCACTCAGCTCAACTTATTGCTGTACTTCATACCGCCCTGGATGCAAGTGGTGGTAATAGAGAGGGGGGCCAGAGAGATATGGGCCCCGCTGGAGAACCAAGTGCTCCACATATCTGTGCCTTCAGAGTCGAAACTCAACGAGGCGTTGGACCAGGCGCTTAGGTACGGCACTATGCATACAATAATCGCGCTGGCCGAGGCGAGGACGGCGCAGGAGCTGAACACCCTAGTCTCCTACAAGTTGACGGGCCACGGCGGCGTCACGACTATGCACGCCGATACTATACACGATGCGCTTCTGCGTATAGAACGATCGGGTGCGCCTGTCGAGGCGCTGTCGAATACAATAATACTGCAGTTGGGGGTCTCGGGAGGGACTAGGTACCTAAAGGAGTGGAGGGCCCTCATGGCGTCTGGCGGCCAGGTGATCGAGGCGCCTATCGCCGACGTCTTGAACGTCCTCGACGAATACACCAGCGCTGTGTACGACGAGGATGTACTGGACGAAATAAAGCTGAGGGTTGGCGTATTGAAGGCAGTGGCCTCGCGGGAGCTCGAGCCGTTGGAAGCGCGGGAGGCTGTATTGAAGCTGTTTTCGCGTAGGAAGGTCTCAATAGTTGAGGATGCCGTTAGGTACGGCTACCAGAAAATAATTCCATGA
- a CDS encoding CRISPR-associated endonuclease Cas3'' has protein sequence MRPAMTSAGILAWCGRELKEHLEGVTKFVMLDEEYLAETRDRVKAVVGLELDVELLKREVLSTVNRIKALVGADLPDKFVAYTAYLHDVGKAIQEYQKRFKTAKRGCRVSLVGHEFWSSYVAYYALRGLFDEQLATDGAAAVALHHSARRSFDDVIYDALRVEPTLDDLSLMFQLAEEGLRVVGLQPDSEFRRSVAVGEYAYKAFYGLARVRERLLFSRPAVVELLTYLIALADNLDYALSNMDVTALKPFLRP, from the coding sequence GTGCGCCCAGCTATGACGTCGGCGGGCATATTGGCTTGGTGTGGCCGTGAGCTTAAGGAACACCTCGAAGGCGTGACGAAATTCGTGATGTTGGACGAAGAGTATTTGGCGGAAACGAGAGATAGAGTGAAAGCCGTGGTCGGCTTGGAGCTCGACGTGGAGTTGCTGAAGAGAGAGGTCTTGTCTACAGTGAACAGAATCAAGGCGCTCGTCGGCGCGGATTTGCCAGACAAGTTCGTCGCCTACACGGCCTACCTCCACGACGTGGGGAAGGCCATACAAGAATATCAGAAGAGATTCAAGACGGCGAAGAGAGGGTGTAGGGTCTCCCTTGTCGGCCACGAGTTCTGGTCGTCGTATGTCGCGTACTACGCTTTACGCGGTCTGTTCGACGAGCAACTGGCCACAGACGGCGCGGCCGCCGTGGCCTTGCACCACTCGGCAAGACGGAGCTTCGACGACGTGATATACGACGCGCTTAGGGTCGAGCCGACCCTAGACGATTTGAGTTTGATGTTCCAACTGGCGGAAGAGGGTCTTCGCGTAGTTGGGTTGCAACCTGATAGCGAGTTTAGACGCTCCGTGGCCGTTGGGGAGTACGCATACAAGGCGTTCTACGGTCTAGCAAGAGTGAGAGAGAGGTTGTTGTTCTCCAGGCCCGCCGTCGTTGAGCTGTTGACGTATCTAATAGCTCTCGCAGACAACCTCGACTACGCCCTAAGCAATATGGACGTCACCGCGCTCAAGCCGTTCTTGCGACCATGA
- a CDS encoding zinc ribbon domain-containing protein: MKRAVNIITDFVNQAVHEIIEMARRHEAEIWVDATAKDRGIPIGDVPLMWGRLLARKTARQARWYGIPVKRVAFLVSKCPKCGADLREAEGVAVCDACGFTAPRDHVPLHWALKMWTERRT, from the coding sequence ATGAAGAGAGCTGTCAACATTATAACAGACTTTGTCAATCAAGCCGTCCATGAAATAATCGAGATGGCGCGGCGCCACGAGGCTGAGATCTGGGTTGACGCAACGGCCAAAGATAGAGGAATCCCCATCGGGGACGTCCCCCTCATGTGGGGACGGCTGTTGGCGAGAAAAACCGCTAGGCAAGCCAGGTGGTACGGCATTCCCGTGAAGAGAGTGGCTTTTCTCGTATCGAAATGCCCCAAATGCGGCGCCGACTTGCGAGAAGCCGAGGGGGTGGCGGTCTGCGACGCGTGCGGTTTCACGGCACCACGGGATCACGTGCCTTTACACTGGGCTCTTAAAATGTGGACTGAACGCCGCACCTAA
- a CDS encoding zinc ribbon domain-containing protein translates to MEPKIAYRTLVIVRPFNKIYKTPKRKRQLQPLSEEDVVQLMILQSRWRQIVNDILTRCNSNSNTNIRCIIESLKNVRERPYVKPARKLILLDWIPEKIKRKWKAPMWLDANTKDNSEIYLDLERKRIAIRIPTLPYTYIFQLNKKEIEWIQKRFEEGAEFTHVASLWIDPERRRLNIALPFRRKPTLLAPKRLLVVDVNAVHNGLAYAVMEKDKVLERSVLRPPLSALGLLHAKTRRLDRICSKEGRLCEKRKMARSKFYRILREFEKNAVKRLIELALQYKAAVVVDTPIWESLKELKERGNLGVKKQFLNVGKFLRRLGGLAEWYGVPYVEERLFSTYCPRCNTKLKELNGRKMYCPICGLMEERDRIPLLWAQRRYTELMARVSISSPSQPPSFSSALAYVTLL, encoded by the coding sequence ATGGAACCCAAAATCGCATATAGAACTCTTGTGATAGTAAGACCGTTTAACAAAATCTACAAGACGCCAAAAAGAAAGAGACAATTACAACCGTTGTCCGAAGAAGATGTTGTCCAGTTAATGATATTACAGTCTCGGTGGCGACAAATAGTCAATGACATACTTACACGATGTAATAGTAATAGTAACACAAACATTAGGTGCATTATAGAAAGTTTAAAAAATGTTAGAGAAAGACCTTATGTCAAACCCGCAAGAAAACTAATATTGTTAGATTGGATTCCAGAGAAAATAAAGAGAAAATGGAAAGCGCCAATGTGGTTAGACGCTAACACGAAAGATAACAGCGAGATATATTTAGATCTTGAAAGAAAAAGAATCGCAATCAGAATACCTACATTACCTTATACATATATTTTTCAACTAAATAAAAAGGAGATAGAATGGATTCAAAAACGGTTTGAAGAGGGCGCCGAATTTACCCATGTTGCGTCATTATGGATTGACCCCGAAAGGCGTAGACTGAACATCGCACTTCCGTTTAGGCGTAAACCAACTCTATTGGCGCCAAAACGGCTCCTCGTAGTGGACGTAAACGCTGTACACAATGGTTTGGCGTATGCCGTGATGGAGAAAGACAAGGTTCTCGAGAGGTCCGTATTGAGACCTCCGCTCTCGGCGCTAGGGCTGTTGCATGCCAAAACACGGCGTCTAGATCGCATATGTTCGAAAGAAGGGCGTCTGTGCGAAAAACGCAAAATGGCTAGGAGTAAGTTTTACCGCATACTACGCGAGTTCGAGAAAAACGCCGTCAAGAGACTGATCGAGCTAGCGCTACAATACAAGGCCGCCGTTGTGGTGGATACGCCCATTTGGGAATCTCTAAAAGAGTTGAAAGAGAGGGGCAACCTCGGCGTGAAGAAACAGTTCCTCAACGTCGGCAAGTTCCTCAGACGGTTGGGAGGTTTAGCGGAGTGGTACGGCGTGCCATACGTCGAGGAGAGATTGTTTTCTACGTACTGTCCCAGGTGTAATACCAAGTTGAAGGAGTTGAATGGCAGAAAGATGTATTGTCCAATATGCGGTCTCATGGAGGAGAGAGATAGGATACCGTTGTTATGGGCCCAGAGGAGGTACACCGAGCTCATGGCAAGGGTCTCGATCTCGTCCCCGTCTCAACCCCCCTCTTTTTCTTCGGCTCTGGCCTACGTGACGCTTTTATAG
- a CDS encoding type II secretion protein: MRTKFAVVYSVDGGVGKTTLAIATAFEKERVLVVDADWEKADLSSLFSVPKRPGWLAGHYGRDVYVHKVKPNLYVLPGYEAAMLYQAGKIGDAELFEALFEALSALPDAIVEERLPVDTVIVDTPKAMQLTWLEALQRKLKALMYFVADRRIITKIADIKMQIYSRYMRYASLVVANMLEKEDEKAPGIKMVNAYLTRVKMPSDYSAEKIYRAVIGEKKNKKAISMLVQWIKEK, from the coding sequence ATGAGGACTAAATTCGCCGTAGTTTATTCAGTCGACGGCGGCGTCGGTAAGACTACACTAGCCATAGCCACCGCCTTCGAGAAGGAGAGGGTCTTAGTCGTAGACGCCGATTGGGAGAAAGCAGATCTATCTTCCCTATTCAGCGTCCCCAAAAGGCCAGGGTGGCTCGCCGGCCATTATGGGAGGGACGTATACGTGCATAAGGTAAAGCCAAACCTCTACGTCTTGCCTGGCTACGAGGCAGCCATGTTGTATCAGGCTGGCAAGATAGGCGACGCCGAGCTCTTCGAGGCCCTTTTCGAGGCCCTTTCGGCGCTTCCCGACGCGATAGTCGAAGAGAGGCTACCGGTGGACACTGTAATAGTCGACACGCCCAAGGCCATGCAGCTAACTTGGCTTGAGGCGTTGCAACGTAAATTGAAGGCGTTAATGTACTTCGTTGCAGATAGACGAATAATAACAAAAATTGCTGATATTAAAATGCAGATATATAGTAGATATATGAGATATGCCTCATTGGTGGTAGCAAATATGCTTGAAAAAGAGGACGAAAAGGCGCCTGGAATAAAAATGGTCAACGCCTACCTCACTAGAGTCAAAATGCCGTCAGACTACTCGGCGGAGAAGATATATCGGGCTGTAATCGGCGAGAAGAAAAACAAAAAGGCTATCTCTATGTTAGTCCAGTGGATTAAAGAAAAATAG
- a CDS encoding universal stress protein, with product MKTIVVAYDGSQYAKKALEVAKTIAEKFGSKVYIVHVVDTAVLSLSEAFSTPTVVKSLREGGERALREALAVIPNAETKLLEGDPAYEIAKFARDVKADLVVVGSRGLSTIRKSLLGSVAGRLVQESDVSVLVVK from the coding sequence ATGAAGACGATAGTCGTCGCCTACGACGGTTCTCAATACGCCAAAAAGGCTTTAGAGGTTGCCAAGACTATCGCCGAGAAGTTCGGGTCTAAAGTATACATAGTGCATGTTGTCGACACGGCTGTGTTGTCGCTGTCCGAGGCCTTCTCCACACCTACAGTAGTGAAAAGCTTGAGGGAGGGGGGCGAGAGAGCGCTTAGAGAGGCCCTTGCCGTGATCCCAAACGCCGAGACGAAGCTGTTGGAGGGGGATCCGGCCTACGAGATCGCCAAATTCGCCAGAGACGTAAAGGCGGATTTAGTGGTAGTTGGAAGCAGAGGCCTTTCGACTATTAGGAAGTCCCTATTGGGTAGCGTGGCGGGCAGGCTAGTACAGGAGAGCGACGTAAGCGTATTGGTGGTTAAATAG
- a CDS encoding NUDIX hydrolase: MSREYPSYPLVGVGAVVLKEGKMLLIRRGAPPGRGKWSIPGGLVEVGETPEEAVARELLEETGLRGAPRGLFGIYQYVERDEVGRVKYHYLILDYIVDVVGGDVRPETDAEDAGFYTLQEALELELTETTRSLVLDLMRFGPSPLRRC, encoded by the coding sequence GTGAGTAGGGAATATCCCAGCTACCCTCTGGTGGGGGTCGGGGCGGTTGTCCTCAAGGAAGGCAAGATGTTGTTAATAAGGAGGGGGGCCCCTCCCGGGAGGGGCAAGTGGTCTATACCTGGAGGGCTCGTCGAAGTCGGCGAGACGCCTGAGGAGGCCGTCGCCCGGGAGCTCCTAGAGGAGACGGGACTGCGCGGGGCCCCGAGGGGGCTCTTCGGCATATATCAATATGTAGAGAGAGATGAGGTCGGGAGGGTGAAATACCACTACCTCATACTCGACTACATAGTGGACGTAGTTGGCGGCGACGTAAGGCCGGAGACAGACGCAGAAGACGCCGGCTTTTATACCCTACAGGAGGCGTTAGAGCTAGAGCTGACCGAGACGACGAGAAGTTTGGTCTTAGACCTAATGAGGTTCGGCCCGTCGCCGTTAAGGAGATGTTAA
- the pcm gene encoding protein-L-isoaspartate O-methyltransferase: protein MLTSFDNARRRLVDDLIMQGILRSRNVIDAMLRVPREEFVMPEYKFSAYEDVPLPLLGDATISAPHMVAMLCEAVEPREGMKILEVGSGSGYQAAVCAEAIGRKGKVYTIEIELPLTIYATQNIERLGYVDIVEVHHGDGALGLPEAAPYDAIIVTAAAPKVPKALQDQLAPGGRLVIPIEERGGQVLYLYIKSGSEWIKKRLTYVAFVKLKSNFL from the coding sequence ATGTTAACGTCGTTCGATAACGCCAGGAGGAGACTTGTCGACGACTTAATAATGCAGGGCATCCTTAGGAGTAGAAACGTTATAGACGCCATGTTGAGAGTACCTAGGGAGGAGTTCGTCATGCCTGAATATAAGTTCTCCGCATATGAGGACGTGCCCTTGCCGTTGCTTGGAGACGCCACAATATCGGCGCCCCATATGGTCGCCATGTTGTGCGAGGCGGTCGAGCCCCGAGAGGGCATGAAGATACTAGAGGTCGGATCAGGCTCGGGATATCAGGCGGCAGTATGCGCGGAGGCTATAGGCCGGAAGGGCAAAGTGTACACTATAGAGATAGAACTACCTCTGACGATATACGCGACGCAGAATATAGAGCGTTTGGGATATGTCGACATAGTTGAAGTACATCACGGCGACGGCGCCCTCGGGCTCCCCGAAGCCGCCCCCTACGACGCCATAATAGTGACCGCGGCAGCCCCCAAGGTGCCCAAGGCGCTACAAGACCAATTAGCTCCAGGCGGCCGCTTGGTGATACCCATCGAGGAGAGAGGGGGACAGGTGCTCTATCTATACATCAAAAGTGGCTCTGAATGGATAAAGAAGAGGCTGACCTATGTGGCCTTCGTGAAACTAAAAAGTAATTTCCTCTAA
- the aspS gene encoding aspartate--tRNA(Asn) ligase produces the protein MVPRKTHFTSEITPELSGREVVLAGWVWDVRDLGRVKFVVLRDREGFVQLTFKSGRTPEDVLSRVSSLNKEDVIAVRGVVEVSRIAKAGVEVFPTELWVLAKSKPLPVDLWGGTSDLPTRLKYRAVDLKSPRNLAIFTTASEVLKAVRETLYRHKFVEVFTPKIIATSTEGGAELFTVLYFERVAYLAQSPQLYKEQLTASLERVFEIAPAYRAEKHNTDYHLNEFISIDGEGAFMDYNDIMDLLEEVMRSIASTIKARREKLERVGIKPTLEEVGHIPRVDYDEAVDKLRSLGYDIKWGDDFTVDMQKALTKFYGPLYFIVNFPAQLRPFYTKRREDEPKKTESYDLILNGIEIVSGATRIHRREDLEAEMRARGLDPSAFESHLSVFDWGMPPHAGFGMGFNRLLMALLGLENVREAVLYPRDRYRLEP, from the coding sequence CAGGGTGAAATTCGTAGTTTTGAGGGACCGCGAGGGCTTCGTCCAGTTGACCTTTAAGAGCGGGAGGACGCCCGAGGATGTACTCTCTAGAGTCTCTAGTTTGAATAAGGAGGACGTAATTGCGGTTAGGGGGGTCGTCGAGGTCAGCAGAATAGCCAAGGCTGGAGTGGAGGTGTTCCCCACAGAGCTATGGGTCTTGGCTAAATCTAAGCCTCTGCCTGTAGACTTGTGGGGCGGCACTTCGGACCTCCCAACTAGGCTGAAATACAGAGCGGTTGACCTGAAGAGTCCTAGAAATCTCGCCATCTTCACCACCGCCTCTGAGGTGTTAAAGGCCGTGCGGGAGACCCTCTATAGGCATAAATTCGTCGAGGTCTTCACGCCTAAAATAATCGCGACCAGCACTGAGGGCGGCGCCGAGCTCTTCACTGTTCTCTACTTCGAAAGGGTTGCCTACCTCGCCCAGAGCCCCCAGCTATATAAGGAACAACTTACGGCGTCTTTGGAGAGGGTATTCGAGATAGCTCCGGCATATAGGGCGGAGAAGCACAATACCGACTACCACCTCAACGAGTTCATATCTATAGATGGCGAGGGGGCCTTTATGGACTATAACGACATAATGGACCTACTGGAGGAGGTCATGCGCTCTATCGCGTCTACAATTAAGGCCAGACGCGAGAAACTGGAGAGGGTAGGAATAAAACCAACCCTGGAGGAAGTGGGGCATATACCTCGCGTCGATTACGACGAGGCTGTGGATAAGCTCAGATCTCTGGGGTACGATATCAAGTGGGGCGACGACTTCACTGTAGATATGCAAAAAGCTTTGACTAAATTCTACGGGCCTCTATACTTCATCGTGAACTTCCCGGCGCAACTCCGTCCGTTCTATACTAAGCGTAGAGAAGATGAGCCCAAGAAGACGGAGTCCTACGATTTAATTCTAAACGGCATAGAAATTGTATCGGGCGCCACGAGGATACATAGGCGGGAAGATCTAGAAGCCGAAATGAGGGCAAGGGGGCTGGACCCTTCGGCCTTTGAGAGCCATCTATCGGTCTTCGACTGGGGCATGCCTCCTCATGCCGGCTTCGGCATGGGTTTCAATAGGCTCTTGATGGCGCTGTTGGGTCTAGAGAACGTGAGGGAGGCCGTGTTGTATCCTCGGGATAGATATAGGCTGGAGCCATAG